One region of Anaeromyxobacter paludicola genomic DNA includes:
- the map gene encoding type I methionyl aminopeptidase: MTTELPQISPPRAPGRNDPCWCGSGKKYKRCHLDADQALQPAEPRRAPAGLEPGRVSPALPVPPEIPRPDYAASGRPKRTGGGDVKTAEELARLRRACKDAARVLQVAGAAVRPGVTTDALDAVAHAEIVRLGCYPSPLNYGGFPKSICTSVNEVICHGIPDSRPLADGDIVNLDITVYKDGMHGDCSATFLVGQVDAESQRLVRVAKECLDVGIAAVKPGLPVRAIGRAVEAHASRHGFGVVRAYCGHGIGASFHTQLQIPHHDSPGARTIMVPGMTFTVEPMITAGSWEALVWRDGWTAVTADGKRSAQFEHTLVVTEDGAEILTVV, encoded by the coding sequence GTGACCACCGAGCTCCCGCAGATCTCCCCGCCGCGCGCCCCCGGGCGCAACGATCCCTGCTGGTGCGGCAGCGGCAAGAAGTACAAGCGCTGCCACCTCGACGCCGACCAGGCGCTCCAGCCAGCCGAGCCGCGCCGCGCGCCGGCCGGGCTGGAGCCCGGGCGCGTGTCGCCGGCCCTGCCGGTGCCGCCCGAGATCCCGCGCCCCGACTACGCGGCCTCCGGCCGGCCCAAGCGGACCGGCGGCGGGGACGTGAAGACGGCGGAGGAGCTCGCGCGGCTGCGGCGGGCCTGCAAGGACGCCGCGCGGGTGCTGCAGGTGGCGGGCGCCGCGGTGCGGCCCGGCGTCACCACCGACGCCCTCGACGCGGTGGCCCACGCCGAGATCGTCCGGCTGGGCTGCTACCCGAGCCCGCTCAACTACGGCGGGTTCCCGAAGTCGATCTGCACCTCGGTGAACGAGGTGATCTGCCACGGCATCCCCGACAGCCGCCCCCTCGCCGACGGCGACATCGTGAACCTCGACATCACCGTCTACAAGGACGGGATGCACGGCGACTGCTCGGCGACCTTCCTCGTGGGGCAGGTGGACGCCGAGTCGCAGCGGCTGGTGCGGGTCGCGAAGGAGTGCCTCGACGTCGGGATCGCCGCGGTGAAGCCCGGGCTGCCGGTCCGCGCCATCGGGAGGGCCGTCGAGGCGCACGCGAGCCGCCACGGCTTCGGCGTTGTGCGGGCCTACTGCGGCCACGGCATCGGCGCGAGCTTCCACACCCAGCTCCAGATCCCGCACCACGACTCGCCGGGCGCGCGGACCATCATGGTCCCCGGCATGACCTTCACCGTGGAGCCCATGATCACCGCCGGCTCCTGGGAGGCGCTGGTCTGGCGCGACGGGTGGACGGCGGTCACCGCGGACGGGAAGCGGTCGGCCCAGTTCGAGCACACCCTGGTCGTGACCGAGGACGGGGCCGAGATCCTGACCGTGGTCTGA
- a CDS encoding multiheme c-type cytochrome codes for MRPASALRAASVAVALAVLAPAASLAAGEGGARKTPKAPKAAGVVVSKGSQACLDCHASTNPGIVQQWRESGHARKGVGCLECHRAERGDADAFEHNGALVATVVTPRDCARCHQREDREFEASHHAKAGNILASLDNFMAETVEGARERFNPHAPAGAPALESVNGMASAESGCQNCHGTKVALQSKDGGRITVDDLAPGPDGKPTRPEALARVARDADGRPLFVAATWPNTGIGRMNLDGSLGSCTACHARHDFSPRRARQPENCGKCHLGPDHPQKEIFEESKHGIAYRDRKDEMALGAKSWVLGKDYTAAPTCASCHMSANVNGGKVTHDPGERISWTNRPPISQRMDTDAQHKVVTETDPAKRKAAVVDTAEQKRDRMKQACNVCHAQSYVNDFYVQYDDFERLYNEKFARPGKAIMDELKKQGLITPKEFDEKIEWDWFYLWHHEGRRARHGVSMNAPDYAHWHGMFEVAERFYHALVPEARELARAAAEHGKRAQADAVNGVIDGILRRPEHAWYLQETSSTRQVAPPNAAVAPQPPTPQTLGK; via the coding sequence GTGAGGCCCGCTTCCGCGCTCCGAGCAGCGTCCGTCGCCGTCGCCCTCGCCGTCCTCGCCCCGGCCGCCTCCCTGGCGGCGGGCGAGGGCGGAGCCAGGAAGACCCCCAAGGCCCCCAAGGCCGCGGGGGTCGTCGTCTCGAAGGGGTCGCAGGCCTGCCTCGACTGCCACGCCTCGACCAACCCCGGCATCGTGCAGCAGTGGCGGGAGAGCGGGCACGCGCGGAAGGGCGTGGGCTGCCTCGAGTGCCACCGCGCCGAGCGGGGCGACGCCGATGCCTTCGAGCACAACGGCGCGCTCGTCGCGACCGTGGTCACGCCCCGCGACTGCGCCCGCTGCCACCAGCGCGAGGACAGGGAGTTCGAGGCGAGCCACCACGCCAAGGCGGGGAACATCCTCGCCTCGCTCGACAACTTCATGGCCGAGACGGTGGAGGGGGCGCGCGAGCGCTTCAACCCGCACGCGCCGGCCGGCGCCCCGGCCCTCGAGAGCGTGAACGGGATGGCGAGCGCCGAGTCGGGCTGCCAGAACTGCCACGGCACCAAGGTGGCGCTCCAGTCCAAGGACGGCGGGCGGATCACCGTGGACGACCTCGCGCCCGGGCCGGACGGGAAGCCGACCCGCCCCGAGGCGCTCGCCCGGGTGGCGCGGGACGCCGACGGCCGGCCGCTCTTCGTCGCCGCCACCTGGCCCAACACCGGCATCGGCCGCATGAACCTCGACGGCTCGCTCGGCAGCTGCACCGCCTGCCACGCCCGCCACGACTTCTCGCCGCGCCGGGCGCGGCAGCCGGAGAACTGCGGCAAGTGCCACCTCGGGCCCGACCACCCGCAGAAGGAGATCTTCGAGGAGTCGAAGCACGGCATCGCCTACCGCGACCGGAAGGACGAGATGGCGCTCGGCGCGAAGAGCTGGGTGCTCGGCAAGGACTACACCGCCGCGCCCACCTGCGCCTCGTGCCACATGTCGGCCAACGTGAACGGCGGGAAGGTGACCCACGATCCGGGCGAGCGGATCAGCTGGACCAACCGGCCGCCCATCTCGCAGCGGATGGACACCGACGCGCAGCACAAGGTGGTCACGGAGACCGACCCGGCGAAGCGCAAGGCGGCGGTGGTGGACACCGCGGAGCAGAAGCGCGACCGCATGAAGCAGGCCTGCAACGTCTGTCACGCGCAGAGCTACGTGAACGACTTCTACGTCCAGTACGACGACTTCGAGCGGCTCTACAACGAGAAGTTCGCCAGGCCGGGCAAGGCGATCATGGACGAGCTCAAGAAGCAGGGGCTCATCACGCCGAAGGAGTTCGACGAGAAGATCGAGTGGGACTGGTTCTACCTGTGGCACCACGAGGGACGCCGGGCGCGGCACGGCGTCTCGATGAACGCGCCCGACTACGCCCACTGGCACGGCATGTTCGAGGTGGCGGAGCGCTTCTACCACGCGCTCGTCCCCGAGGCGCGCGAGCTCGCCCGGGCGGCGGCCGAGCACGGGAAGAGGGCGCAGGCCGACGCGGTGAACGGCGTCATCGACGGCATCCTGCGCCGCCCGGAGCACGCCTGGTACCTGCAGGAGACGAGCTCCACGCGGCAGGTGGCGCCGCCCAATGCGGCGGTGGCTCCCCAGCCGCCCACGCCCCAGACGCTCGGGAAATAG
- a CDS encoding hemerythrin domain-containing protein → MNAIALLKQQHREVEALFERFEKLGAGARKTRTSLCQQISDQLAIHDEIEEKIFYPATKDARTEELLLEAVEEHLAGKRIIADIVEQEPDGEELDAKMKVLKEQVLHHVEEEESELFPKVEKALDDDLLDRLGSQMEDLMKQLEAQGDARLDVPNQTDAPARI, encoded by the coding sequence ATGAACGCCATCGCGCTGTTGAAGCAGCAGCACCGGGAGGTGGAGGCGCTGTTCGAGAGGTTCGAGAAGCTGGGGGCGGGGGCCAGGAAGACCCGGACCAGCCTCTGCCAGCAGATCTCGGACCAGCTCGCCATCCACGACGAGATCGAGGAGAAGATCTTCTACCCGGCCACCAAGGACGCCCGGACCGAGGAGCTGCTCCTGGAGGCGGTCGAGGAGCACCTGGCCGGCAAGCGGATCATCGCCGACATCGTCGAGCAGGAGCCCGACGGCGAGGAGCTCGACGCCAAGATGAAGGTCCTGAAGGAGCAGGTGCTGCACCACGTGGAGGAGGAGGAGTCGGAGCTCTTCCCCAAGGTGGAGAAGGCGCTCGACGACGACCTGCTCGATCGGCTCGGGTCGCAGATGGAGGACCTCATGAAGCAGCTCGAGGCCCAGGGCGACGCGCGCCTGGACGTGCCGAACCAGACCGACGCGCCGGCCCGCATTTGA
- a CDS encoding hydrogenase maturation protease gives MTPRVLVAGVGNVFFGDDGFGPELARRLAARPLPPGVRAADFGIRGLHLAYELLEPLDLLVVADAVRRGGPPGELYLLAPELEELPGAADGHAMALPAVFAALRAMGGTPPRLLLVGCEPSACEGLGLSEPVAGALDAAAELVLELAARAGEPAPEPVREAGP, from the coding sequence GTGACGCCGCGGGTGCTGGTGGCCGGGGTCGGCAACGTCTTCTTCGGGGACGACGGCTTCGGGCCGGAGCTGGCGCGCCGGCTCGCCGCCCGGCCGCTGCCGCCGGGAGTGCGCGCCGCCGACTTCGGCATCCGCGGGCTCCACCTCGCCTACGAGCTGCTCGAGCCGCTCGACCTGCTGGTGGTGGCCGACGCCGTACGGCGCGGCGGCCCGCCCGGCGAGCTCTACCTCCTCGCCCCGGAGCTGGAAGAGCTCCCGGGGGCCGCCGACGGCCACGCCATGGCCCTGCCCGCCGTCTTCGCCGCGCTCCGGGCCATGGGGGGCACGCCGCCGCGGCTGCTCCTCGTCGGCTGCGAGCCGTCCGCGTGCGAGGGGCTCGGGCTGAGCGAGCCGGTGGCCGGCGCGCTCGACGCGGCGGCCGAGCTGGTGCTGGAGCTGGCGGCGAGGGCGGGCGAGCCCGCGCCGGAACCTGTGCGGGAGGCCGGGCCATGA